TATCGATTGAATTTACTAGTCAGCTTTCCAGATTGTTAAAGAGCATGCAATTATCTAACGATAACCACTTTCTAACGATTTTCAGCGACAAAAATGCGGACTTAACAAAGGTATTCTTCATTAAATCTGCGAATTCCGTGCAGAAAACTTTTAGAGAGTGGTGGGCGATACCGGGCTCGAACCAGTGACCCCCTCCTTGTAAGGGAGGTGCTCTCCCAACTGAGCTAATCGCCCACGATAGTTTTACTTCCTTCGTGAGAAAGAATGGTGGGTCGTGCAGGATTCGAACCTGCGACCAATTGATTAAAAGTCAACTGCTCTACCAACTGAGCTAACGACCCATTGGCGTCCCGTAGGGGAGTCGAACCCCTGTTACCGCCGTGAAAGGGCGGTGTCCTAGGCCTCTAGACGAACGGGACAATGTTCATACTTAATGTTGTTGGGCAACATTAAGTGGCTCTCTTACATTTTAACCAAGCAATCTGTGTGGACACTGCATTAAACAGTAAGTCTTTAGGTAAGGAGGTGATCCAGCCCCAGGTTCCCCTAGGGCTACCTTGTTACGACTTCACCCCAGTCATGAACCACACCGTGGTAAACGCCCTCCCGAAGGTTAAGCTATCTACTTCTGGTGCAGCCCACTCCCATGGTGTGACGGGCGGTGTGTACAAGGCCCGGGAACGTATTCACCGTGACATTCTGATTCACGATTACTAGCGATTCCGACTTCATGGAGTCGAGTTGCAGACTCCAATCCGGACTACGACGTACTTTCTGGGATTCGCTCACCATCGCTGGTTGGCAGCCCTCTGTATACGCCATTGTAGCACGTGTGTAGCCCTACTCGTAAGGGCCATGATGACTTGACGTCGTCCCCACCTTCCTCCGGTTTATCACCGGCAGTCTCCCTGGAGTTCCCACCATTACGTGCTGGCAAACAAGGATAAGGGTTGCGCTCGTTGCGGGACTTAACCCAACATTTCACAACACGAGCTGACGACAGCCATGCAGCACCTGTCTCAGAGTTCCCGAAGGCACCAATCCATCTCTGGAAAGTTCTCTGGATGTCAAGAGTAGGTAAGGTTCTTCGCGTTGCATCGAATTAAACCACATGCTCCACCGCTTGTGCGGGCCCCCGTCAATTCATTTGAGTTTTAATCTTGCGACCGTACTCCCCAGGCGGTCTACTTAACGCGTTAGCTCCGAAAGCCACGGCTCAAGGCCACAACCTCCAAGTAGACATCGTTTACGGCGTGGACTACCAGGGTATCTAATCCTGTTTGCTCCCCACGCTTTCGCATCTGAGTGTCAGTATCTGTCCAGGGGGCCGCCTTCGCCACCGGTATTCCTTCAGATCTCTACGCATTTCACCGCTACACCTGAAATTCTACCCCCCTCTACAGTACTCTAGTCTGCCAGTTCAAAATGCTGTTCCGAGGTTGAGCCCCGGGCTTTCACATCTTGCTTAACAAACCACCTGCATGCGCTTTACGCCCAGTAATTCCGATTAACGCTCGCACCCTCCGTATTACCGCGGCTGCTGGCACGGAGTTAGCCGGTGCTTCTTCTGTTGCTAACGTCAAACGCTGAAGCTATTAACATCAACGCCTTCCTCACAACTGAAAGTACTTTACAACCCGAAGGCCTTCTTCATACACGCGGCATGGCTGCATCAGGGTTTCCCCCATTGTGCAATATTCCCCACTGCTGCCTCCCGTAGGAGTCTGGACCGTGTCTCAGTTCCAGTGTGGCTGATCATCCTCTCAGACCAGCTAGGGATCGTTGCCTTGGTGAGCCATTACCCCACCAACAAGCTAATCCCACCTGGGCTAATCCTGACGCGAGAGGCCCGAAGGTCCCCCTCTTTGCTCCGAAGAGATTATGCGGTATTAGCTATCGTTTCCAATAGTTATCCCCCACATCAGGGCATATTCCCAGGCATTACTCACCCGTCCGCCGCTCGTCAGCATTGATAGCAAGCTATCAATCTGTTACCGCTCGACTTGCATGTGTTAGGCCTGCCGCCAGCGTTCAATCTGAGCCATGATCAAACTCTTCAATTAAAGTTTTGTTGGTCTTTCGACCGGCTCAATGAATACTGTTAAAATACCGCTAACTAGAAGCTAGTTAGGATATTTGAATTGACTGTGCCAAATAATCCTTCTCTATAAAGAGATGAGTTATTTGTATTGGTCACTAGTATCATTGATAAATCTTTTGACTTAACTTTTCAACGAGTGCCCACACAGATTGCATGGTCAAATTATTAAAGAACGTTGACTCAATACTTTGTATTGGTCAGGGATAGGTATTCTACTCAGCCCTTAACTGTAGTCAAGAAGAAGTTCTAATTTTAAACTTTCTTATTGACTACCCTTGGTCAAACCAAAGATTTAATCGTTATTCGATATTATTAATTCAAAAAGTTTGAACTCGATCATTTGTTTGCTCGTGTTCCCTTTCGATGGAGCGGCATTATAGAGACTTCGATCACTCTGACAAGTCTTTTTTAAAAAAAATAATGTATTTGCTTGTTATTTCATCTACTGTGATTGATATGCTTGTAATTACAACATTTGATGAACTGATTGTTCACTCGCTAGTAATTACAACTCAATGAAAGTAATATCATTGTGAGTTCGATGTTAAAAGAAACAATACGCATTCTTCCTTCCATTTTGACGATGTAGTTTAATTAAATATGAAATCAAATAATCAAACCATAATAACCGCGATAGTAATTGCTATTGTCGGTGCATTAATTCTTACCCTTATTCCTACTCTTCCTTCTTCTATTAGCTTTGCTTTAGGTGCTATCGCTGTCGGTGCTGCACTTTACTTCATGCAAACACCTAAAGAAGCTACCCCTATCGATAATACTGAAACCTCTCAAAGCAGCAAAACCCTTTACGTTGGTAACCTTCCTTATCGCGCTAATGAGACCGATGTTAAAAATCTATTCGCTGAACATGGCGATGTTTTTGCTGTACGTCTAATGAAAGATAAACGCACAGGCAAGCGAAGAGGCTTTGGCTTTGTTGTGATGAGTAGCTTAGATGCCGATAGTGCTATCGAGCAATTAAACAATAAAGAATATGGCCAACGTACATTAAAAGTACGTGAAGCTAATGAACCTAAAAACGCGGATACGGATATTTCAGAGACTGAATAGTACCCAACTCTATCTGACGTAAACTTTTATTCAGCGCCGCTACACTTTCTGTAGCGGCGCTGCTGTATGTAAGGTTAATGATTTCATTATGGCGTTGTTTTTCTTGTTCAGATAACCCTAACAAGGACGATACGCGCAAAGCTATCGCTTTACCGGAGTCCACAATACTCACTTCATTATTAAGAACGGCTTTTATTTCTTCTTTAATTAATGGGAAATGTGTACAGCCTAAGATAATACTATCTACTTGCTGCTGCCATGGCGCTAAAATATCACTAAGTTCATTTAGAGAAATAGATTCACCACGTAGCTTTTGCTCAGCCATTTCTACTAATCGGGTTGAACCGATCATTTTTACTTCGCAATCACTGGCAAATTGGTTAATTAACTGCTGCGTATATTCACGCTTAACCGTGGCCGGCGTTGCTAATAAGCCAATGACTTTGGTATTACTTAACTTCGCAGCGGGTTTAATCGCTGGAACAACGCCAACAATAGGAATATTAAGATTTTGGCGTAGGGTCGGTAATACAATTGTACTTGCGGTATTACACGCAATAACAACTAAGTCGGCCTGGTACTGTTCAACTAATGTCGAGACAATATGGTTGGTACGTTCGATAAGGACATTATCGGGTAATTCACCATACGGGAAAGCGGCGTTATCGAAGGCATAGATATATTGCACTTGCGGTAAAAGATTGTAGATTTCTTTATAAACAGATAAACCACCTACACCAGAATCAAAAATAACAATCTTTTTCACTCGTACCATACCTAATAAACATTACTTACCTTATGATACTGCGATCTTCAGCTCTCGCAAACAGCCCTGTTAGCTAACTGGTACCGCTGATAATAAAATCACTCAGTTATG
Above is a genomic segment from Photobacterium angustum containing:
- a CDS encoding RNA recognition motif domain-containing protein is translated as MKSNNQTIITAIVIAIVGALILTLIPTLPSSISFALGAIAVGAALYFMQTPKEATPIDNTETSQSSKTLYVGNLPYRANETDVKNLFAEHGDVFAVRLMKDKRTGKRRGFGFVVMSSLDADSAIEQLNNKEYGQRTLKVREANEPKNADTDISETE
- the murI gene encoding glutamate racemase encodes the protein MVRVKKIVIFDSGVGGLSVYKEIYNLLPQVQYIYAFDNAAFPYGELPDNVLIERTNHIVSTLVEQYQADLVVIACNTASTIVLPTLRQNLNIPIVGVVPAIKPAAKLSNTKVIGLLATPATVKREYTQQLINQFASDCEVKMIGSTRLVEMAEQKLRGESISLNELSDILAPWQQQVDSIILGCTHFPLIKEEIKAVLNNEVSIVDSGKAIALRVSSLLGLSEQEKQRHNEIINLTYSSAATESVAALNKSLRQIELGTIQSLKYPYPRF